In the Streptomyces sp. 840.1 genome, one interval contains:
- a CDS encoding MFS transporter yields the protein MAAGYLDILRARHAARLLTGTLVGRLPNGTAPIAIVLFTRAEGGSYALAGALAAVYGLGTAVGQPLLGRAVDLYGQPRVQLPAAVLSALGMVLLAVAGFGSLPLAYGAVALAGVATPPLEGGLRALWPSVLGSEDRVHRAYAMDAVAQEVMFTVGPLLVTVLVSLWSPAAALLVINAIGVLGALSVVLSAPSRAWRSAPREAHWLGALRSPGLLALLGSFFFVGLALGSITVAGVAYADDRGQESVYGWLMAALGLGALIGGVVYGARQWAGPPERRLRVIVALLALGYLPLTLTPGVVAMTVLAGVAGVFLAPAIACSFIVVDRHAPRGTVTEAFSWLVTTFGVGAAAGTAVAGPVVELGGTAWSFAVAGAGGVAALLVLLATGRVLAAPGRSAVAVRGSENDRNGAVEPGFSSGHQA from the coding sequence ATGGCCGCGGGATATCTGGACATCCTCCGGGCGCGGCATGCCGCCCGGCTGCTGACGGGCACCCTCGTGGGGCGGCTGCCCAACGGCACCGCCCCCATCGCGATCGTGCTGTTCACCCGCGCGGAGGGCGGCAGCTACGCCCTCGCGGGGGCGCTGGCCGCCGTGTACGGGCTGGGCACGGCGGTCGGACAGCCGCTGCTGGGCCGCGCGGTGGACCTGTACGGGCAGCCGCGCGTCCAGTTGCCCGCCGCCGTGCTCTCGGCCCTCGGCATGGTGCTGCTCGCCGTGGCGGGCTTCGGGTCGCTGCCGCTCGCCTACGGGGCCGTGGCCCTCGCGGGCGTGGCCACACCTCCGCTGGAGGGGGGCCTGCGGGCCCTGTGGCCGAGCGTCCTGGGCAGCGAGGACCGGGTGCACCGGGCGTACGCCATGGACGCGGTCGCGCAGGAGGTCATGTTCACGGTGGGGCCGCTGCTGGTGACCGTGCTGGTCTCCCTCTGGTCGCCGGCCGCCGCACTGCTCGTGATCAACGCGATAGGGGTCCTGGGGGCGTTGTCCGTCGTGCTGTCCGCCCCGTCCAGGGCCTGGCGTTCCGCGCCGCGTGAGGCGCACTGGCTGGGCGCCCTCCGCTCGCCGGGGCTGCTGGCGCTCCTCGGTTCCTTCTTCTTCGTCGGGCTGGCGCTGGGCTCCATCACGGTGGCGGGTGTGGCGTACGCCGACGACCGGGGCCAGGAGTCCGTCTACGGCTGGCTGATGGCCGCCCTGGGGCTCGGCGCGCTGATCGGTGGCGTGGTGTACGGGGCGCGGCAGTGGGCGGGGCCGCCCGAGCGCCGGCTGCGGGTGATCGTGGCGCTGCTGGCGCTCGGCTACCTGCCGCTGACGCTGACCCCCGGTGTGGTGGCGATGACCGTGCTGGCCGGCGTCGCCGGGGTGTTCCTGGCGCCCGCGATCGCATGTTCGTTCATCGTCGTCGACAGGCATGCGCCGCGGGGCACGGTGACGGAGGCCTTCTCGTGGCTGGTGACGACCTTCGGGGTGGGCGCGGCGGCCGGGACGGCGGTGGCGGGACCGGTCGTGGAGCTGGGCGGGACGGCGTGGAGCTTCGCCGTCGCGGGGGCCGGTGGAGTGGCGGCGCTGCTGGTTCTGCTGGCGACCGGAAGGGTCCTCGCAGCTCCCGGCCGTAGTGCTGTGGCGGTGCGAGGATCGGAAAATGATCGAAACGGTGCCGTCGAACCCGGTTTCAGCTCGGGCCATCAGGCGTAA
- the pafA gene encoding Pup--protein ligase, whose protein sequence is MDRRIFGLENEYGVTCTFRGQRRLSPDEVARYLFRRVVSWGRSSNVFLRNGARLYLDVGSHPEYATPECDNLTELVTHDKAGERILEGLLVDAERRLHEEGIAGDVYLFKNNTDSAGNSYGCHENYLVARHGEFSRLADILIPFLVTRQLICGAGKVLQTPRGAVYCVSQRAEHIWEGVSSATTRSRPIINTRDEPHADAERYRRLHVIVGDSNMSETTMLLKVGATDLVLRMIEAGTVMRDLTLENPIRAIREVSHDITGQRKVRLASGREASAIEVQREYYEKAVDFVDRRGIRTGNVEKVLELWGRTLDAIEAEDLDRIDTEIDWVMKYKLIERYRAKHNMTMSNPRVAQIDLAYHDIHRRRGLYYLLERKGQAARICNDLKIFEGKSVPPQTTRARLRGDFIRRAQEQRRDFTVDWVHLKLNDQAQRTVLCKDPFRSVDDRVEKLIAGM, encoded by the coding sequence ATGGACCGCCGCATTTTCGGGCTGGAGAACGAGTACGGCGTCACGTGCACGTTCAGGGGACAGCGCCGACTGTCTCCTGATGAAGTGGCGCGCTACCTCTTCCGCCGTGTTGTGTCATGGGGCCGCAGCAGCAATGTCTTTCTGCGGAACGGCGCCCGCCTCTACCTCGACGTGGGATCGCATCCGGAATATGCAACCCCCGAATGCGACAACCTGACCGAACTGGTCACTCACGACAAGGCCGGCGAGCGCATTCTCGAAGGCCTGCTTGTCGACGCCGAACGCCGTCTGCACGAGGAGGGAATCGCGGGCGACGTCTATCTCTTCAAGAACAACACCGATTCGGCCGGAAACTCCTACGGTTGCCATGAGAACTACCTCGTGGCCCGGCACGGAGAATTCTCCCGGCTCGCGGACATCCTCATTCCCTTCCTCGTCACGAGGCAGCTGATCTGTGGTGCCGGCAAGGTGCTGCAGACCCCGCGGGGCGCGGTCTACTGCGTCAGCCAGCGTGCCGAGCACATCTGGGAGGGCGTCAGTTCCGCGACGACACGCTCCCGTCCGATCATCAACACCCGGGACGAGCCGCACGCCGACGCGGAGCGCTACCGCCGCCTCCACGTCATCGTCGGTGACTCCAACATGTCCGAGACGACCATGCTGCTCAAGGTCGGCGCGACCGATCTGGTGCTCCGCATGATCGAGGCGGGCACGGTGATGCGGGACCTGACGTTGGAGAACCCGATCCGGGCGATCCGGGAGGTCAGTCACGACATCACCGGGCAGCGCAAGGTGCGCCTGGCCAGTGGCCGCGAGGCGTCGGCCATCGAGGTGCAGCGCGAGTACTACGAGAAGGCCGTGGACTTCGTGGACCGCCGCGGCATCCGTACGGGCAACGTCGAGAAGGTCCTCGAACTGTGGGGCCGCACGCTCGACGCGATCGAGGCCGAGGACCTCGACCGGATCGATACCGAGATCGACTGGGTCATGAAGTACAAGCTCATCGAGCGCTACCGGGCCAAGCACAACATGACCATGTCGAATCCGCGGGTCGCCCAGATAGACCTCGCCTACCACGACATCCATCGTCGCCGGGGCCTGTACTACCTGCTCGAGCGCAAGGGGCAGGCTGCCCGTATCTGCAATGACCTGAAGATCTTCGAGGGCAAGTCGGTGCCCCCGCAGACCACCAGGGCGCGGCTGCGCGGCGACTTCATCCGGCGGGCGCAGGAGCAGCGCCGGGACTTCACCGTCGACTGGGTCCACCTGAAGCTCAACGACCAGGCGCAGCGGACGGTGTTGTGCAAGGACCCGTTCCGTTCCGTGGACGACCGAGTGGAGAAGCTGATCGCGGGTATGTGA